A stretch of Salvelinus namaycush isolate Seneca chromosome 42, SaNama_1.0, whole genome shotgun sequence DNA encodes these proteins:
- the cdkn2a/b gene encoding cyclin-dependent kinase 4 inhibitor B produces the protein MTMPLEDDLASAAATGNTDRVKILLQSGVDVNGVNCFGRTPLQVMMMGSSPVAKLLLMKGADPNIADRHTGTTPLHDAARMGFLDTVEILVQFLADPNSRDNRNCRPIDLARESGHHNVVAFLQAL, from the exons ATGACGATGCCTCTCGAGGATGATCTAGCCTCAGCAGCGGCGACTGGCAACACCGATCGTGTTAAAATTCTATTACAAAGTGGAGTGGACGTCAACGGTGTAAACTGCTTTGGACGGACACCTCTGCAG GTGATGATGATGGGCAGTTCACCAGTGGCGAAGTTGTTACTAATGAAAGGAGCGGATCCTAATATCGCAGACCGACACACTGGGACAACGCCGTTACACGATGCCGCCAGGATGGGCTTTTTGGACACGGTAGAGATCCTTGTCCAATTCCTCGCCGATCCAAATAGCCGGGACAATAGGAACTGCCGGCCAATCGATTTGGCGAGAGAAAGTGGACATCATAATGTCGTTGCGTTTCTGCAGGCTTTGTGA
- the LOC120034901 gene encoding S-methyl-5'-thioadenosine phosphorylase isoform X1: MSASMQIKIGIIGGSGLDDPDILEGRTEKYVDTPYGKPSDALIMGKIKNVECVLLARHGRQHTIMPTDINYQANIWALREEGCTHLLVTTACGSLREEIQPGDIVIIDQFIDRTTKRAQTLYDGRPTSPPGVSHIPMAEPFCTRTREVLLEVARGLGVKCHPQGTVLTIEGPRFSSRAESLMFRQWGADVINMTSVPEVVLAKEAGLCYASIAMATDYDCWKEHEEAVCVDNVLKTMKENANKASSILLTAIPLICNQEDWTHTIKALKATAQSSIMLPKQH, encoded by the exons ATGTCAGCAAGCATGCAAATTAAG ATTGGAATCATTGGAGGCTCTGGCCTTGATGACCCAGACATATTGGAGGGAAGGACCGAGAAATATGTAGACACACCTTATGGAAAG CCTTCAGATGCCCTTATAATGGGGAAGATCAAAAATGTTGAATGTGTGCTCCTTGCAAG GCATGGGAGACAGCACACCATCATGCCAACCGACATCAACTACCAGGCTAACATCTGGGCGTTGCGAGAGGAGGGCTGCACACATCTCCTGGTCACCACGGCCTGTGGTTCCCTCCGGGAAGAGATCCAACCGGGAGACATCGTCATCATCGACCAGTTCATAGACAG gacGACAAAGAGGGCCCAGACGCTGTACGACGGGCGGCCCACCAGTCCTCCAGGCGTGTCTCACATCCCCATGGCTGAGCCCTTCTGCACCCGGACCAGAGAG GTGCTGCTGGAGGTGGCGCGCGGCCTGGGGGTGAAGTGCCACCCGCAGGGTACGGTGCTCACCATCGAGGGCCCTCGCTTCTCGTCGCGTGCCGAGAGCCTGATGTTCCGCCAGTGGGGTGCCGATGTTATTAACATGACCAGCGTGCCCGAGGTGGTCCTCGCCAAGGAGGCGGGCCTTTGCTACGCCAGCATCGCCATGGCCACCGACTACGACTGCTGGAAGGAGCATGAGGAGGCT GTCTGCGTCGACAACGTCCTGAAGACTATGAAGGAGAATGCCAACAAGGCCAGCAGTATCCTGCTCACTGCTATCCCCCTGATCTGCAACCAGGAGGACTGGACCCACACCATAAAGGCTCTGAAG GCAACAGCGCAATCCTCAATAATGCTACCGAAACAACACTGA
- the LOC120034901 gene encoding S-methyl-5'-thioadenosine phosphorylase isoform X2, producing the protein MSASMQIKIGIIGGSGLDDPDILEGRTEKYVDTPYGKPSDALIMGKIKNVECVLLARHGRQHTIMPTDINYQANIWALREEGCTHLLVTTACGSLREEIQPGDIVIIDQFIDRTTKRAQTLYDGRPTSPPGVSHIPMAEPFCTRTREVLLEVARGLGVKCHPQGTVLTIEGPRFSSRAESLMFRQWGADVINMTSVPEVVLAKEAGLCYASIAMATDYDCWKEHEEAES; encoded by the exons ATGTCAGCAAGCATGCAAATTAAG ATTGGAATCATTGGAGGCTCTGGCCTTGATGACCCAGACATATTGGAGGGAAGGACCGAGAAATATGTAGACACACCTTATGGAAAG CCTTCAGATGCCCTTATAATGGGGAAGATCAAAAATGTTGAATGTGTGCTCCTTGCAAG GCATGGGAGACAGCACACCATCATGCCAACCGACATCAACTACCAGGCTAACATCTGGGCGTTGCGAGAGGAGGGCTGCACACATCTCCTGGTCACCACGGCCTGTGGTTCCCTCCGGGAAGAGATCCAACCGGGAGACATCGTCATCATCGACCAGTTCATAGACAG gacGACAAAGAGGGCCCAGACGCTGTACGACGGGCGGCCCACCAGTCCTCCAGGCGTGTCTCACATCCCCATGGCTGAGCCCTTCTGCACCCGGACCAGAGAG GTGCTGCTGGAGGTGGCGCGCGGCCTGGGGGTGAAGTGCCACCCGCAGGGTACGGTGCTCACCATCGAGGGCCCTCGCTTCTCGTCGCGTGCCGAGAGCCTGATGTTCCGCCAGTGGGGTGCCGATGTTATTAACATGACCAGCGTGCCCGAGGTGGTCCTCGCCAAGGAGGCGGGCCTTTGCTACGCCAGCATCGCCATGGCCACCGACTACGACTGCTGGAAGGAGCATGAGGAGGCT GAAAGTTAG